The genomic region CAAGCAAGCAGTAAGACCCCGGTTGGCACTAATTGGATCGTGAGATGAACCTTTGAAGTGGATTCAAAACCTCGCTCATCCATTTCGACTCTCTCATTGATTCAGATACACAGCGGGCTACAATCGATTTGGGTCTGACCCATTACCCGTTGTGATTTTTAAGGAAGAAAATAATGTTCAAATTAAATTTCTGGCTCTGCGTATCGGCCGCAATGATCGGCTCCGCAGCTTTGGCCGCAGGTGACGACCACCCCGTATCGGATGAAGTGATAGCTGAGCAGCGCGCAGCGCTCGCTGCCGCCACCGACGGCATGGGATATGGCCCACAGTCGCCACGCGATATCGATGCACATAATGGCGCCAACCATCGTGCGTTCGGCACCGCGCCTGCGGTAACTCAGATGGCGCTTTGCGACATCCATTTCCACGAGAACGCCGAGCACAAGGGCGGTGAATTCACAACCTTTGCCGGAAATGGCGACGGTCACGGATATGGCACTGGCTTCAAGTACAACGGCGTGCTGACCGAGGCGGAATTGGCTCCTATCGATTTGCCAGTCGGCGAAAGCAAGCATGGCGACCTTGTTCCGGGCGATACCATCGAGATTCACTTTGTTCATTCCACCGCGCAGGCGACTCTTGGCAATAGTCTTGCCACATGCCTGAGCGATGCCATCGGCAACCCGCAATTGCGCGTCGAAACCGTCGTTGCGGTGCTGGTATCCGAGGGCGGAGCCGACTTTACCGAAGTGGCTCATATCGGAGAGATTAACGGCCTGAACCAGGTTCCTAACCTGCCGACTGATCTGGGTGAACCGGTCGTCTACGACGGCTCGACCACCGGCCCTGGCTACAATGAAAAAGGCTCGCCCTTTCAGGTGACCTGGAGCGTGCGCCCGAATGTCTTGAAGCTAAGCATTGCTTCGGTAGGCGAGTGGTTGCATGACAACTCCTTCAGCGAAGATCATGCCCATGGCGTGAGGAATTTGCTCATCAATCCCGACCTTCTGTCGCAGATCTACTAATCGCAAATTCGGCTAGGGGTGGGCAATTCTGCCCGCCTTTTTCTCTGAGGCGGTTCTGCTTGGGTGGACAAAACTCATTCATGTTTGTCGCGGGCAAAAACGACCGATTTTGCCCCGCTCCGGGAAGTGTCTGACGTCAGCGCCTATGGGTCCAAATAGCGTTATTTGATAAGAGAGTGTTTCTGGCTCATCGTAACCATTGAGGAGTGGAACATGAGACATACAACTGGAACAGGCAAAAGCCCTGGCGAGAAGATCGTCAAAGATATCAAGCGGGCCACCCCTGCCCGGCGGCACATGCGCAGCATGTGTGAGAGGGGCGCAAGCATTACTCATCCGAAGAGAAGATCAGGATCGTCCTGGATGGCCTTCGTGGCGATGGACCTGTCCCGCTTTCGTTCCGCCCCTTGTGCTCATTTAGGCGGCGATCTTTTCAAAAGCCAAGGGACTTTTCCAGCCTAATGCCGAGTGTCTCCGGCGGGGATTATAGAACCCATTAATGTACTCGAAGATGGCGATCTCAGCAGCCCTGCGGGTTTGCCAAGAGTGCCGCCAGATCAATTCCGCTTTGATGGTTTTGAAGAAGGTTTCCATTGCGGCGTTATCATAGCAATTACCCTTGCCGCTCATGGATACCTTGAAGCCATACCGGCGCAGGATTTTCTGGTAATCCTGCGAGCAATATTGGCTGCCCCTATCAGAATGATGGATGCATCCTTTGGGCGGCCTGCGCAGGGTTATGGCCATGTTCAGCGCCCGTATGGCCAGATCGCGCTTCATCCGGTTGCTGACAGCCCAACCGACCACGCGCCTGGAGTACAGGTCCAGAACCACGGCCAGATAGAGCCAGCCCTCGCGGGTCCAGATGTAGCTGATATCAACAACCCATTTTTGATTGGGTCGATCTGCTGAGAAGTTCCGGTTCAGCAGGTTTGGCGTGATGTTGAACTTGTGATTGCTGTCCGTTGTGGCCTTGTACTTACGGGTTCTGACAACAGATATGCCGTTCTGGCGCATCAATCGGCCGACACGGCGGTGACCAATATCCAGACCAAGCTCTTTCAGTTCTTCGACCATTCTCGGTCGGCCGTAGCTCTGCAAACTCAGGCGGTGCTGCTCCCGGATGTGGGCCAACAGAACCATATCCCCACGTTGACGCTGGCAGGCAGGGCGTTTGCGCCAGGCTCGGTAGCCACGTGGGGTGACATCCACAATCCGGCAAAGTCGCTCTGTGGGAATGCTATTGCGGTGCTTTTCAACAAATGAAAACCTCATTTGCTTTGGTCCGCAAAGAAGATTGTTGCTTTTTTTAGCAGCTCCCTCTCCTCACGTAGAAGGCGGTTTTCCCGGCGAAGGCGCTCGTTCTCATTGGCCAGTTCCTGATCCTCTTTCGAAACAACGTCCGCGTCACGATAGGTTCTGATCCACTTGCACAGGGTGGACATACCAACCCCAAGATCGGAGGACGCCTGTCGGCGGGTCAGCCCGCTGGTCAGTGCGATCCGCACTGCGTCGCGTTTGAATTCTTCGGATGGTCGTGGTGCCATGGTGTATCTCCTTTGGGGCAGAATATGCTCTCAAAGGGGCGGAACAATACCGTGACAGGTCCAGGCAGGAAGTAGTGCTCTAACAAGATGCGGTTCTTCAAGGTTTGATGCCACCGCTCGATCTTACCTTGGGTTTGCGGGTGATACGGCGCGCCACGGCTGTGCTTCATGCCCTTGTCTTGCAGCCATTCCGCCAGTTCCCCTGAGACGTAGCTGGAACCGTTATCACTCAGCAGGCTGGACCTGTCCCGGCTGGTCGCGGCTCCGCTTGGCAATCCTCGGGCGCTTGCTGGGCCGTACCAACCCAATGACGACACAGCGCTATGCTCATTTGGCGGACGACCCCTTGCGTGACGCGGCGGAGGTGATGGCTGGAAAATGAGGATGCAATAATCTTCAGGCTCATACCCTGAAGGTCGTAGGTTCAAATCCTACTCTCGAAATCTATGTTTACTTTGTATATCAATATGTTAATCGCATTTTTCGAGAAAGTTCCTGCGTTTGTGGTTTGGCAGTGGAAGCATCCGGGGTCATCCCGTCACGCTGCAGCGAACGGCAAGTTGGATTCCTAAACGGACCAAATTGCTTGGCAGACGTCATTGCAGCGACGACGGGCAGCTGTCCGCCGACGGAGAGACCGCCCAGTTCAGGGACATATTTTCCGGCGGTTCTGGTCGGCTCAAGCCTATCCGCTACCGCTCCGGATTCCAGAGATGAATCCATAACCTCAATTTGTCGAGAACTGCCCGCCAGCGTCGCAATCCAGGGCAGCCTCAATAACCGCTTAACTTTGGTCCGCCTAATTTTCGGAGCGCTTCTGAAAGTTTCACTTGAATGAATCAATTTTGAGGCCTAGCATG from Parasedimentitalea psychrophila harbors:
- a CDS encoding delta-class carbonic anhydrase; this encodes MFKLNFWLCVSAAMIGSAALAAGDDHPVSDEVIAEQRAALAAATDGMGYGPQSPRDIDAHNGANHRAFGTAPAVTQMALCDIHFHENAEHKGGEFTTFAGNGDGHGYGTGFKYNGVLTEAELAPIDLPVGESKHGDLVPGDTIEIHFVHSTAQATLGNSLATCLSDAIGNPQLRVETVVAVLVSEGGADFTEVAHIGEINGLNQVPNLPTDLGEPVVYDGSTTGPGYNEKGSPFQVTWSVRPNVLKLSIASVGEWLHDNSFSEDHAHGVRNLLINPDLLSQIY
- a CDS encoding IS3 family transposase (programmed frameshift), encoding MAPRPSEEFKRDAVRIALTSGLTRRQASSDLGVGMSTLCKWIRTYRDADVVSKEDQELANENERLRRENRLLREERELLKKGNNLLCGPKQMRFSFVEKHRNSIPTERLCRIVDVTPRGYRAWRKRPACQRQRGDMVLLAHIREQHRLSLQSYGRPRMVEELKELGLDIGHRRVGRLMRQNGISVVRTRKYKATTDSNHKFNITPNLLNRNFSADRPNQKWVVDISYIWTREGWLYLAVVLDLYSRRVVGWAVSNRMKRDLAIRALNMAITLRRPPKGCIHHSDRGSQYCSQDYQKILRRYGFKVSMSGKGNCYDNAAMETFFKTIKAELIWRHSWQTRRAAEIAIFEYINGFYNPRRRHSALGWKSPLAFEKIAA